ACGTGGCCGGCCGCCGCCGGCGCCGCCGCGCCGGCGCCAGCCGTCGTCGTCGAGATCGAGCCGGCCGGCGCCGACGATCCATTCGAGCCGCTGCTGCAGCGGTTGAGCGCCGGTGCCGGCGAGACCGATCACGAAGACCGCCGGGAGGCCGCCGAGCTGCTGCACCATCTGGGCACGCGCGAGGCGCTGTCACGCCTCGGCACGCGGCCTGGCCATGTGCTCGCGCGGGCCATGCTGCGCGACGCGAGGTGGGACGTCCCGTCGGCGGGTGAGGTGCCGATCGCCGGCACGGCGGAGTCCTGGCGAACCGCGGCGGCGCTCGTTCGGCTGAGGCTCCGCCGGGCCGCGCGCATCGCCGCCAGCCGTGGTGTGGCCGCGTCGATTGGCGGGTTCGTCGCCGGAGGCCTCGCAGGGCTGGCGGGTGGCACCCTGCTCGCTCTCCTGCCAGACAGCACGTCACCGCCGGCGCTGGCCGGCGTCCTCGCGGCCATCGGCAGCGCGTGCGGCGCGTGTGGCGGCGCTGGCGTGGGGGCCGGGATCTCGATGGCCGAGGCAGCCGTCCGCTCGCGGCGCGCCGCGGCGCTGCTCGCAGGCGCGGCGATCGGCGGCGGCCTGGTCGGCGGGCTGACGCAGTGGCTCGGGCGCTGGTCGCTCTCGACGCTCGTTGGCGTGGAAGTGCCGATCGGCGGCGCGCTGGAGGGCCTGGCGCTCGGCGCCGCCGCGGGGCTCGGGTATGCCGCCGGCACGCCGCGGGCCGACGGTGGTCTCGCGGCGCCGCGGGGACGGCGCCGTGCCAAGGCCGTCGCCGTGATCGCCGCTGCCTGTTCGCTGACCGCCTGCGCGCTGACGTTCATGGGCCGTCCGCTCGTCGGCGGCACGATCCACCAGATCGCCAAGACGTCCAACGGATCCCGGGCCGCGCTCACGTCATTGGGACGGCTCGTCGGCGAACCGGACTTCGGTCCCGTCTCCGGCACCTTGCTGGGGATGGCCGAGGGCGGTCTGTTCGGCGCCGGCGTGGCGATTGGCCTCACACGCCGGCGCCGGGCCTGACTGCTCACCGAGATCTCACGCCGCGCTCACCGGTCTCTGAAGACATTTGCCGCCGGCTCCTTCGATGCTCTGGAGCGAGGAGCCTGCATGGACACGATCACGCCCGTTACCGTCACACGACACGTTCACTTCACCATCGCGACCAGCCAGCCCACCGAGTTCACCGACATCACCGATCGGCTCGCCGCCATCGTCGCCGTCTCGGGCCTGCGCACCGGGGTCGTCAGCGTGCAGACCCAGCACACGACCACCGCCATCGTCGTCAACGAGCACGAGCCGCTGCTGCTCGACGACTTCGCGGCCGTCCTCGAACGCACCGCGCCGCGCGATGCCTGCTACGCGCACGACGACCCGCAGCGGCGCGTGGACAACGTCGTCGCCGGCGAGCGGCCCAACGGGCACGCGCACTGTCGCGCGCTGTTCCTGCCGTCCTCGGCGTGTCTCAACGTGGTCAGGGGTACCTTGCAGCTCGGCCGCTGGCAACGCGTGTTTCTCGTGGAGCTCGACGGCCCGCGTGAGCGCGGCGTGTCGGTGGGGCTCGTCGGCGAGGGGTGGCGATGACGCGAGCCCCGAGAGCCGCTGAGCCCGATGCGTGGCTCGAACGCAGCGGGAAATGATCTCGCGCGACGGGGGCCTGCACGGCGACGCCCCGCTCATCTCGCGGCGCGGCGCGTGATCATGCAGTCGGCGGCGCGTCAGCCCACCGTGTGCTTCGCGAGGGCCTCGAGCGCGGTGACCATCGCCGAGTGATCCTGTTTGCCGCGGCCGTGCGCCTGGCAGGCGTTGAACAGCTCCTGGGCGGTCGCCGTGTTCGGCAGGCTGACGCCAAGTGCGCGGGCGCTCGACAGCGCGAGGTGCAGATCCTTCTGGTGCAGCTCGATCCGGAAGCCCGGATCGAACGTCCGTTTGATCATGCGGTCGCCGTGAACGTCCAGCACGCGCGACGAGGCGAAGCCGCCCATCAGCGCGTCGCGCACCTTCGCCGGATCGACGCCGGCTTTGGCGGCGAACAGCAGCGCCTCGGCCACGGCTTCGATGTTGAGCGCAACGATGATCTGGTTCGCGACCTTGCAGGTCTGGCCGGCGCCGACGTCGCCGACGTGTGTGATGTGCTTGCCGAGCACCTCGAAGATCGGCGTCACGCGCGCGAACGCCTCGGCCGAGCCGCCGGCCATGATCGTCAGCGTCGCGTTCTTCGCGCCGACCTGACCGCCCGACACGGGCGCGTCGACGTAGCCGACGCCCTTCGCATCCAGGCGCTCGGCGAACGCGCGCGTCTCGATCGGGGAAATCGAGCTCATGTCCACGACGAGCTTGCCGGCGGCGATCCCCTCGGCCACGCCGGCCGGCCCGAACAGCACGCGCTCGACGTCCGGCGTGTCCGGCACCATCAGGATGACGACGTCGGCGTGCTCGGCGACCTCGCGGGAGGAGGCGCACGCACGGCCCCCGGCGGTCACGAGCGCTTCCGGCACGCCGCTCCGGCTGAAGAGATGCAGCGTGCGGCCCGCCCCGAGCAGGTTGGCCGCCATGGGCGTACCCATGATGCCGAGTCCGATGAAACCGATGCTGTCCATGATCGATGTCCCGAGATGTTCGTGGCCTGCCGTGATTGCGCTCTGAGCTAGAGGTATTCCCGCATCCACCCCAGCCCTTCTTCCGTCGTCCTCTTCGGCCGATATTCGCAGCCGATCCATCCCGCGTAGCCGATGTC
The Acidobacteriota bacterium genome window above contains:
- a CDS encoding YjbQ family protein; protein product: MDTITPVTVTRHVHFTIATSQPTEFTDITDRLAAIVAVSGLRTGVVSVQTQHTTTAIVVNEHEPLLLDDFAAVLERTAPRDACYAHDDPQRRVDNVVAGERPNGHAHCRALFLPSSACLNVVRGTLQLGRWQRVFLVELDGPRERGVSVGLVGEGWR
- a CDS encoding 2-hydroxy-3-oxopropionate reductase — its product is MDSIGFIGLGIMGTPMAANLLGAGRTLHLFSRSGVPEALVTAGGRACASSREVAEHADVVILMVPDTPDVERVLFGPAGVAEGIAAGKLVVDMSSISPIETRAFAERLDAKGVGYVDAPVSGGQVGAKNATLTIMAGGSAEAFARVTPIFEVLGKHITHVGDVGAGQTCKVANQIIVALNIEAVAEALLFAAKAGVDPAKVRDALMGGFASSRVLDVHGDRMIKRTFDPGFRIELHQKDLHLALSSARALGVSLPNTATAQELFNACQAHGRGKQDHSAMVTALEALAKHTVG
- a CDS encoding transcriptional regulator — encoded protein: MPRYRFGDFVLSPRRRVLVRGTSEAPLIPRYFDLLVFLVEHRHEAVHRRDIFDRVWSDVVVSDSALSQAIRTIRRTLGDDSREPRFIRTVARHGYRFVFDGVIEEDEESTWPAAAGAAAPAPAVVVEIEPAGADDPFEPLLQRLSAGAGETDHEDRREAAELLHHLGTREALSRLGTRPGHVLARAMLRDARWDVPSAGEVPIAGTAESWRTAAALVRLRLRRAARIAASRGVAASIGGFVAGGLAGLAGGTLLALLPDSTSPPALAGVLAAIGSACGACGGAGVGAGISMAEAAVRSRRAAALLAGAAIGGGLVGGLTQWLGRWSLSTLVGVEVPIGGALEGLALGAAAGLGYAAGTPRADGGLAAPRGRRRAKAVAVIAAACSLTACALTFMGRPLVGGTIHQIAKTSNGSRAALTSLGRLVGEPDFGPVSGTLLGMAEGGLFGAGVAIGLTRRRRA